Proteins co-encoded in one Natronorubrum daqingense genomic window:
- the gvpA gene encoding gas vesicle protein GvpA — protein MAQPQRRPDSSSLAEVLDRILDKGVVIDIWARVSVVGIELLTIEARVVVASVDTFLHYAEEIAKIEQATAEGDLEELEELEVEERPESSPQSAG, from the coding sequence ATGGCACAACCACAACGGAGACCCGACTCCTCGAGTCTCGCAGAGGTGCTGGATCGCATCCTCGACAAGGGTGTCGTTATCGATATCTGGGCTCGCGTCTCGGTCGTCGGGATCGAGTTGCTGACGATCGAAGCCCGCGTCGTCGTCGCCTCGGTCGACACCTTCCTCCACTACGCGGAGGAGATCGCAAAAATTGAGCAAGCGACGGCAGAGGGCGACCTCGAAGAACTCGAGGAACTCGAGGTCGAAGAACGTCCGGAATCGTCACCCCAGTCCGCTGGATAA
- the gvpN gene encoding gas vesicle protein GvpN translates to MADDSSRKRKVRGRKIRSDRSGKEGRRAKKELARKASKARSQNGDSPLSDPEEVEPEPFVETDAVTSVRNRITGWLRADQPVHLIGPTGCGKTALALSAAAERGRPVVWLNGDEAVDTAALVGDHAGGERYKEDDRFVSGVSKQTEIVRERWVDNPLSVAVREGATLVYNEFSRSDPSAHNVLLSVFEEGVLERPGKRGEDRSIDVHPEFRAIVTSNDVEYAGVHEQQDALLDRFVGVHVDYHDETTEREIVDSHVDLSEADVETIVKTTRTLREDLEVVVGTRAAITAAKGLAVFEDARQNGAADGEFDDDLLTDVFMDVLAPKIAGEGPDDIEALRTQIAESV, encoded by the coding sequence ATGGCCGACGATTCCTCGCGCAAGCGCAAGGTCAGAGGTCGAAAGATCAGGAGTGACCGCTCCGGGAAGGAGGGTCGGCGAGCGAAGAAGGAACTGGCCCGCAAGGCGTCCAAGGCCCGATCACAGAACGGCGACAGTCCGCTCTCCGATCCCGAGGAGGTCGAACCGGAGCCGTTCGTCGAGACCGACGCCGTCACGTCCGTGCGAAACCGGATTACGGGCTGGTTACGAGCGGATCAGCCAGTCCACCTCATCGGTCCCACGGGCTGTGGGAAGACCGCGCTCGCGCTCTCGGCGGCCGCAGAGCGTGGCCGGCCGGTCGTCTGGCTCAACGGTGACGAAGCGGTCGACACCGCGGCGCTCGTCGGCGACCACGCCGGCGGCGAGCGCTACAAAGAGGACGACCGCTTCGTCAGCGGCGTGAGCAAGCAAACGGAGATCGTTCGCGAACGATGGGTCGACAACCCACTCTCCGTGGCCGTCCGAGAGGGCGCGACGCTCGTCTACAACGAGTTCTCCCGAAGCGATCCCTCGGCCCACAACGTCTTGCTCTCGGTCTTCGAGGAGGGCGTCCTCGAGCGACCGGGCAAACGCGGCGAGGATCGATCGATCGACGTTCACCCCGAGTTTCGAGCGATCGTGACCTCGAACGACGTCGAGTACGCGGGCGTCCACGAACAACAGGACGCGCTGCTCGATCGCTTCGTCGGCGTTCACGTCGACTACCACGACGAAACGACCGAGCGAGAGATCGTCGACTCGCACGTCGACCTCTCCGAGGCGGACGTCGAAACGATCGTGAAGACGACGCGAACCCTGCGCGAGGACCTCGAGGTCGTCGTCGGGACGCGAGCGGCCATCACGGCCGCGAAAGGCCTCGCCGTCTTCGAAGACGCGCGCCAGAACGGTGCCGCCGACGGCGAGTTCGACGACGACCTACTGACCGACGTCTTCATGGACGTGCTTGCGCCGAAAATCGCCGGCGAGGGCCCGGACGATATCGAAGCGTTGCGCACACAGATCGCCGAGTCGGTGTAA
- the gvpO gene encoding gas vesicle protein GvpO, halophile-type, with amino-acid sequence MAEADTEQSTDQCKALTADGERCSRPAREDGFCYQHNESDQTVSDSQSAQSEQDEQESDSADEQQSESETEEESRSHSLGSVEMSDEEKTDPDEVDVDVETEHDQIAGVLGVRQSVQSSAGELIGREFDAVSEIVPTDDGWRAVVEVIERRSVPDTQDIIGRYEIELTEDAVVHGYRRLDRYRRGDTAAFE; translated from the coding sequence ATGGCCGAAGCCGATACAGAGCAGTCGACGGATCAGTGTAAGGCGCTCACTGCGGACGGTGAGCGCTGCTCGCGGCCGGCCCGGGAGGATGGCTTTTGCTACCAACACAACGAGAGTGACCAGACAGTGAGTGACAGTCAATCAGCACAATCGGAACAGGACGAACAGGAATCAGACTCAGCGGACGAGCAACAATCAGAATCCGAAACCGAGGAGGAGTCCCGAAGCCACTCGCTCGGCTCGGTCGAGATGAGCGACGAGGAGAAGACGGATCCCGACGAGGTCGACGTCGATGTCGAGACCGAACACGACCAGATCGCCGGCGTCCTCGGCGTTCGCCAGTCCGTCCAATCGTCTGCCGGCGAACTCATCGGTCGGGAGTTCGACGCCGTCAGCGAAATCGTGCCGACCGACGACGGCTGGCGTGCGGTCGTCGAAGTGATCGAACGCCGCTCGGTCCCCGACACGCAGGACATCATCGGTCGCTACGAGATCGAACTCACCGAAGACGCCGTCGTCCACGGCTACCGCCGACTCGATCGCTACCGTCGCGGCGATACGGCAGCCTTCGAGTAA
- a CDS encoding CHY zinc finger protein has protein sequence MSTHSVRGLTVDDDTRCTHYRTDRDVVAFKFDCCEHYYPCFRCHQAVTDHKAIPWPSDRFDEPSVLCGVCATELTVPAYLEADHRCPSCDAPFNPGCHEHASRYFTPGDR, from the coding sequence GTGTCTACTCACTCCGTCCGCGGGCTGACTGTCGACGACGACACTCGGTGTACACACTATCGAACCGACCGAGACGTCGTCGCGTTCAAATTCGACTGCTGTGAGCACTATTATCCCTGTTTTCGGTGTCACCAAGCCGTCACCGATCACAAAGCGATTCCCTGGCCGAGCGATCGATTCGACGAACCCTCGGTGTTGTGTGGTGTCTGTGCCACCGAACTGACCGTTCCGGCGTACCTCGAGGCCGACCATCGCTGTCCGTCGTGTGACGCACCGTTCAACCCTGGCTGTCACGAGCACGCGTCGCGCTACTTCACACCTGGTGATCGATGA
- a CDS encoding DUF7344 domain-containing protein translates to MSGDDRPENGNIPIGASEERRNWVDEILHALADSERRFLIYHLHSVDATDLETLASRIAVAREGKPIDDIPQPVYEEIKLNLHHSDLPQLAEIGAIDFDSRNGDIRCRTFPDTLKALVETCEDIEEIQYE, encoded by the coding sequence ATGAGCGGTGATGATCGGCCGGAGAACGGAAACATTCCGATCGGCGCAAGCGAGGAGAGACGCAACTGGGTCGACGAAATCTTGCACGCGCTCGCGGATAGCGAACGCCGATTTCTGATCTATCATCTCCATTCGGTCGACGCTACAGACCTCGAGACGCTCGCTTCGAGGATTGCAGTTGCACGCGAAGGAAAACCGATCGACGACATTCCACAGCCAGTGTACGAGGAGATCAAACTGAATCTTCACCACTCAGACCTCCCGCAACTGGCCGAAATCGGCGCGATCGACTTCGATTCGCGAAATGGGGATATCCGCTGTCGAACGTTTCCGGACACGTTGAAAGCATTGGTCGAAACGTGTGAAGATATCGAAGAGATCCAGTACGAGTAG
- a CDS encoding DUF7504 family protein — protein sequence MASALVVPATNILDTDPYELSALYDRIDPDSVDQLLDSIPRESPTGLRVAVESSWEDASVVATDSGHVAAYPSNRTPNRLNPTAQIHHEWSDDPSLVWSIGRAISTAASDAVTGTDSSAKPSTADIADSLLEQLDADALERTLHPRLTDERTDSRLLLSTNGYEVQIEPDGTIATEPSLTVLKRAGGTVLVVGSVPEDAFDRATATLLGSSDEENTPLFVHHGQNVATARRRLSMAGHPQSTATVLDHRPSATRSTAAAPGGDSPLDHDASGPTVISHTDSIESLPGAVHNAIVDGELSDRGQLRVGVDSVHSMLEATSLERTQAVIDGIGREVREHRGIAHFHLSAPRDGDAVASLEPLFDAVVELRVGDVDVEQRWRLTETGYETAWFPLP from the coding sequence GTGGCCTCAGCGCTCGTCGTCCCTGCGACGAACATACTGGATACCGATCCATACGAGCTTTCCGCACTCTACGATCGTATCGATCCCGACAGTGTGGATCAGCTGTTGGATTCTATTCCGCGTGAGTCCCCGACCGGACTCCGCGTCGCGGTCGAGTCGTCGTGGGAGGACGCATCCGTGGTCGCCACGGATTCGGGCCACGTTGCAGCCTATCCGTCCAACCGAACCCCCAATCGGTTGAACCCCACAGCCCAGATTCACCACGAGTGGTCGGACGACCCCTCGCTCGTCTGGTCCATCGGACGGGCAATTTCGACGGCCGCGAGCGACGCTGTGACTGGCACGGATTCGAGTGCCAAACCCTCCACCGCCGATATCGCCGACTCGCTCCTCGAGCAACTCGATGCCGACGCCCTCGAGCGGACACTTCACCCGCGGTTGACCGACGAGCGCACCGACAGCCGACTGCTCCTCTCGACGAACGGATACGAAGTCCAGATCGAACCCGATGGCACAATCGCTACTGAACCGTCGCTCACAGTGTTAAAACGGGCCGGCGGAACCGTTCTCGTCGTGGGCTCCGTTCCAGAGGACGCGTTCGATCGTGCCACGGCGACGTTGCTCGGCTCTTCGGACGAAGAGAACACCCCACTGTTCGTCCACCACGGCCAGAATGTGGCGACGGCCCGACGACGGCTCTCGATGGCCGGTCACCCACAATCGACGGCCACCGTTCTCGACCATCGTCCCTCCGCCACTCGATCGACGGCCGCCGCCCCCGGCGGGGACAGCCCGCTCGACCACGACGCAAGCGGTCCGACCGTTATTTCTCATACCGACAGCATCGAATCCCTCCCCGGGGCCGTTCACAACGCGATCGTCGACGGTGAGTTGTCGGATCGCGGTCAGTTGCGAGTCGGCGTCGATTCCGTTCACTCGATGCTCGAAGCGACCTCTCTCGAGCGGACGCAAGCCGTCATCGACGGAATCGGCCGGGAGGTTCGTGAACATCGGGGAATCGCCCATTTCCACCTTTCAGCTCCGAGAGACGGCGACGCAGTGGCCTCGCTCGAGCCGTTGTTCGATGCGGTCGTCGAGTTGCGAGTCGGCGACGTCGACGTCGAACAGCGGTGGCGTCTGACCGAAACCGGCTACGAAACCGCCTGGTTTCCGCTTCCATGA
- a CDS encoding DUF7503 family protein, translating to MSERNSCTDYLANNPRLIGALFTICLLISQAGTAAAANGGTIS from the coding sequence ATGTCCGAGAGAAACTCATGCACGGATTACCTGGCGAACAACCCACGATTAATCGGCGCGCTGTTTACGATTTGCCTGCTCATTTCCCAGGCCGGAACCGCAGCTGCAGCGAACGGTGGAACAATCTCGTAA
- a CDS encoding universal stress protein, whose protein sequence is MNATGEFDDILVPTDGSEAAYNGAQQAIKLAQRNGATVHVLYAIDMGDADFVAVPSDIKETRTRIEKKGQTFVAEIEALADDAGVETVTTVTPNTPLQAIREYVDEHGIDLVVMGKRGRSDPDKPLIGSVTNRAIGELDVPVFTA, encoded by the coding sequence ATGAACGCGACCGGCGAGTTCGACGATATCCTCGTCCCGACTGACGGAAGCGAGGCGGCCTACAACGGTGCCCAGCAGGCGATCAAATTGGCCCAACGAAACGGTGCGACTGTACACGTCCTGTACGCGATCGACATGGGCGACGCCGACTTCGTCGCTGTTCCAAGCGATATCAAAGAAACACGAACACGAATCGAAAAGAAAGGACAGACGTTCGTAGCGGAGATCGAGGCACTCGCGGATGATGCCGGGGTCGAGACCGTAACGACGGTCACGCCGAATACGCCCCTCCAGGCTATTCGGGAGTACGTCGACGAGCACGGCATCGACCTCGTCGTCATGGGCAAACGCGGCCGATCTGACCCGGACAAACCACTCATCGGTTCGGTCACGAATCGAGCGATCGGCGAACTCGACGTTCCCGTATTCACCGCGTGA
- a CDS encoding RAD55 family ATPase: MNESQLTGLDVLDRLFNGGVPNGSIISLLTDPMTEGEILLRKLTVAETVLYISTVRTPEAVREWLTDAEALSTRPRSRTSASGSSTHQPESVSVTITFADFETPLSAVEQKIAALSAPTTIILDSINRLEDESEQEYLQFLTRVQSIVHDAGHVLYVHVLNDEQLEPTEITNREHTLNVSDSVWTLSSERTDAAIEHYLSIEKNRFGPVLSEPLELNFDGGVSVDTSRSITLS, translated from the coding sequence ATGAACGAATCCCAACTCACCGGTCTCGACGTTTTGGACCGACTGTTCAACGGAGGTGTCCCAAACGGATCTATCATAAGTCTATTGACAGACCCGATGACCGAAGGAGAGATCCTGTTACGGAAACTGACCGTTGCCGAAACCGTCCTGTATATCTCGACGGTTCGTACGCCCGAGGCGGTTCGTGAGTGGTTAACCGACGCCGAAGCACTGTCAACGCGCCCTCGCTCGAGGACGTCCGCCTCGGGTTCCAGTACTCACCAACCCGAGAGCGTCTCGGTGACAATCACGTTCGCAGACTTCGAAACGCCGCTTTCAGCTGTAGAGCAGAAGATTGCTGCACTGTCCGCTCCAACGACGATCATCCTCGACTCGATCAACCGTCTCGAGGACGAGTCCGAACAGGAGTATCTACAGTTTCTCACGCGAGTGCAATCGATCGTCCACGACGCGGGTCACGTTCTCTACGTCCATGTGCTCAACGACGAGCAACTGGAACCGACGGAAATCACGAATCGAGAACACACGCTCAACGTTTCTGACTCGGTCTGGACACTCTCGAGTGAGCGAACCGATGCTGCTATCGAGCACTATCTCTCGATCGAGAAGAATCGATTTGGACCTGTCCTCTCCGAACCCCTCGAGTTGAACTTCGACGGCGGCGTCAGCGTCGATACCTCGCGGTCGATCACGCTGTCCTGA